From Paenibacillus graminis, a single genomic window includes:
- a CDS encoding SMP-30/gluconolactonase/LRE family protein: MIIQAEMILDVQAELGEGAHWDSEAGRLYWVNIDGRQLRIVDPVTLSERIYAFGQKISAAVPAVSGGWVVALQDGIYKFQEDQSLELLAQVEKDLPGNRLNDAKCDSKGRLWFGTMSMEDKRDAGSLYVMEPGGKVRKALSGIGISNGLAWDDSRGLMYYIDTLTRGVDVMDYDLQNGTVSGRRTVVRFPEGAGGPDGMTIDSEGMIWVAHWNGGCVSRWNPHTGEQLGKIEVPAPLVTSCAFGGEHLDQLYITSARGGMSPEELQRWPLAGGLFKANTGIRGVTANRFAG, from the coding sequence GTGATTATACAGGCTGAAATGATATTGGACGTACAAGCGGAGCTTGGCGAGGGGGCTCATTGGGATTCAGAGGCTGGCCGGCTGTATTGGGTGAATATTGATGGCAGACAGCTGCGGATTGTCGACCCCGTGACACTCAGCGAGCGGATTTATGCTTTTGGGCAAAAGATCAGCGCGGCTGTTCCCGCAGTTAGCGGCGGCTGGGTGGTGGCTTTGCAGGATGGGATTTACAAATTTCAGGAAGATCAGTCTTTGGAGTTGCTGGCTCAAGTAGAGAAAGATCTTCCCGGCAACCGGCTGAACGATGCGAAATGCGACAGCAAGGGCAGACTATGGTTCGGCACCATGAGCATGGAGGACAAGCGGGATGCGGGAAGCTTATATGTGATGGAGCCTGGAGGCAAAGTGCGGAAGGCACTGTCGGGGATCGGCATCTCCAACGGCCTGGCGTGGGATGACAGCCGCGGACTGATGTATTACATTGATACCTTGACCCGGGGCGTGGATGTAATGGATTATGATCTGCAGAACGGCACGGTCAGCGGACGCAGAACAGTGGTGCGGTTCCCGGAAGGTGCGGGCGGACCGGATGGAATGACCATCGACAGCGAGGGAATGATCTGGGTGGCCCATTGGAACGGCGGCTGTGTCTCCCGCTGGAACCCCCACACCGGCGAACAGCTTGGAAAAATTGAAGTACCTGCACCGCTCGTAACTTCATGCGCTTTTGGAGGCGAGCACCTGGATCAGCTGTATATTACTTCGGCACGTGGCGGTATGAGTCCTGAGGAGTTGCAGCGGTGGCCGCTTGCAGGCGGGCTGTTCAAGGCAAATACGGGCATCAGGGGAGTGACGGCGAATCGTTTTGCAGGTTAA
- a CDS encoding GyrI-like domain-containing protein, giving the protein MKYEWKKQDKALITVPEYNYFMLKGEGNPNSEDFAQAVGVLYSLTYAIKMLPKKGPAPEDYYEYSIFPLEGVWDLSEKGRSQAALDKNELVYTIKIRLPDFVTPALAGGILEKVQGTKPHPLLQKAVFGSSEDGLSVQMLHTGPYDEEPASFRKMEQYCAEHGLRRLSKTHREIYVTDARRTQPGKLKTVLRFLVAEEK; this is encoded by the coding sequence ATGAAATACGAATGGAAAAAACAGGACAAAGCGCTGATTACGGTACCCGAATACAACTACTTCATGCTGAAGGGTGAAGGTAACCCAAACAGTGAGGACTTTGCCCAGGCGGTGGGTGTGCTCTACTCCCTCACTTATGCGATCAAAATGCTGCCCAAAAAAGGTCCGGCACCGGAAGATTACTATGAATACAGCATTTTCCCCCTGGAGGGAGTATGGGATCTCAGCGAAAAAGGCCGCAGCCAGGCAGCCCTCGACAAAAACGAATTGGTGTACACTATAAAGATCCGGCTACCGGATTTCGTCACCCCGGCTCTTGCCGGCGGTATTCTGGAGAAGGTGCAGGGCACGAAGCCGCACCCATTGCTGCAAAAAGCCGTCTTCGGCAGTTCCGAAGACGGCCTATCTGTCCAAATGCTGCATACAGGCCCTTATGATGAGGAACCTGCAAGCTTCAGGAAGATGGAACAATACTGCGCGGAGCATGGACTGCGGCGGCTCTCCAAGACCCACCGGGAAATTTATGTCACGGATGCGCGCCGAACACAGCCCGGGAAGCTGAAAACCGTGCTGCGTTTCCTGGTCGCAGAAGAGAAGTAG
- a CDS encoding MFS transporter codes for MSSAQKTPNLGIVIAGLLLGILMASMDSTIVATAMGNIVGELGGMDKFVWVTSAYLVAEMAGMPIFGKLSDMYGRKKFFIFGIIVFMTGSALCGTADTITQLAAYRALQGIGGGALVPIAFAIMFDAVPLETRGKLGGAFGAVFGLSSIFGPLLGAYITDHIAWQWVFYINLPLGVIAFVMVVSFYRESVEHSKQPIDWPGAGTLLGAVISLMFALELGGKEYAWNSALILGLFAAFAVLAVLFLFAETKAKEPIISFALFRQRLYASSILCALFSGAAFIAASVYIPIFIQGVLGGSATNSGLVLLPMMVASVITASTGGFLMAKTSYRSLMVPTLALLVLGTGLVATLAPDASRLLVTLYMILIGLGVGASFSVLSTAAIHGLTPQQRGSASATLNFIRSLGMTIGITAFGIIQSHYLSSKLTEVFTGTAGAAPGGALDFKDPHALLSPETRAQIPPEILSKITDGLSFSITSTFAWAALPALLALLAACFMGRQKMDASAEGQMPSGH; via the coding sequence ATGAGCTCAGCTCAAAAAACGCCGAATCTCGGCATTGTTATTGCAGGTTTACTGCTGGGCATCCTGATGGCCTCCATGGACAGCACGATCGTGGCCACAGCCATGGGCAACATCGTTGGTGAGCTGGGTGGAATGGACAAATTCGTCTGGGTTACTTCGGCGTATCTGGTTGCCGAGATGGCGGGGATGCCGATTTTCGGCAAGCTGTCTGATATGTACGGGCGCAAAAAATTTTTCATTTTCGGGATCATTGTATTTATGACCGGTTCAGCCCTGTGCGGGACCGCAGACACCATCACCCAACTGGCAGCTTACCGGGCCCTTCAAGGAATCGGCGGCGGCGCGCTGGTGCCCATTGCTTTTGCCATTATGTTCGACGCTGTTCCGCTGGAGACACGCGGCAAGCTGGGCGGCGCCTTTGGTGCGGTGTTCGGGCTGTCCAGCATTTTTGGGCCGCTTCTCGGAGCCTACATTACGGATCACATTGCCTGGCAGTGGGTCTTCTATATCAACCTTCCCCTGGGAGTAATCGCATTTGTTATGGTGGTCAGCTTCTACCGGGAATCGGTGGAGCATTCGAAGCAGCCCATTGACTGGCCGGGTGCGGGAACATTGCTGGGCGCTGTAATCAGCTTAATGTTCGCACTCGAACTGGGCGGCAAAGAGTATGCTTGGAACTCCGCGCTGATCCTGGGCTTATTCGCGGCGTTTGCCGTACTGGCGGTGCTGTTCCTGTTCGCAGAGACGAAGGCCAAGGAACCCATAATCTCTTTTGCCTTATTCAGACAGAGATTATATGCCTCCAGCATTTTATGTGCCTTGTTTAGCGGTGCGGCATTTATCGCCGCCTCGGTGTATATTCCAATTTTCATCCAAGGCGTGCTGGGCGGCTCGGCCACGAATTCCGGGCTGGTGCTGCTGCCGATGATGGTCGCCTCGGTCATTACCGCCTCTACCGGAGGGTTCCTGATGGCCAAGACCAGCTACCGCAGCCTGATGGTGCCCACACTGGCCCTGCTTGTACTCGGTACGGGTCTTGTAGCGACCCTGGCACCGGATGCCTCGCGCCTTCTCGTCACGCTCTATATGATCCTCATCGGACTCGGAGTCGGCGCCTCCTTCTCGGTGCTCAGTACGGCCGCAATCCATGGCCTGACCCCCCAGCAGCGCGGCTCGGCCAGCGCAACGCTGAACTTCATCCGTTCGCTTGGGATGACCATCGGAATCACAGCCTTCGGGATCATTCAGAGCCATTATCTCAGCTCGAAGCTGACCGAAGTATTCACGGGGACTGCCGGAGCCGCACCTGGCGGCGCGCTGGATTTCAAGGACCCGCATGCGCTGCTCTCCCCGGAGACACGGGCACAGATTCCGCCGGAAATTCTGAGTAAAATTACCGACGGGCTGTCATTCTCCATTACCAGCACCTTCGCCTGGGCTGCTCTACCTGCGCTTCTGGCACTTCTGGCCGCCTGCTTCATGGGCCGCCAGAAGATGGATGCTTCGGCTGAAGGGCAGATGCCTTCCGGACACTGA
- a CDS encoding polymer-forming cytoskeletal protein: MDETANRTNLKILGNSTSAGGCFLDVKVTGECTFNGDVDCRKLTLMGETKVNGSLVMENMKLTGECSVKGGIEGESLRGQGEIRAESVHVDGIKFTGNLSVAGNCDAEEMQISGAVQVDGLLSAETLEISLYGPSRAAEVGGGSVKIKRSLGGALIRPGHPGHLSFAAGLIEGDQVELQGTAAETVRGGRVVIGTGCEIGTVEYRDSLDIHQNAIVRNQMKV; this comes from the coding sequence GTGGATGAGACAGCAAACCGGACAAATCTGAAAATACTGGGGAATTCAACATCGGCGGGCGGATGTTTCCTGGACGTCAAGGTGACCGGGGAATGCACATTCAATGGGGATGTGGATTGCCGGAAATTGACACTGATGGGTGAAACCAAGGTCAATGGCAGCCTGGTCATGGAAAATATGAAGCTTACAGGAGAATGCTCCGTGAAAGGCGGCATCGAGGGTGAGTCCCTGCGCGGACAAGGGGAGATCAGGGCGGAAAGCGTACATGTGGATGGTATCAAATTCACCGGGAATCTGAGCGTAGCCGGCAATTGTGATGCTGAGGAAATGCAGATTAGCGGTGCGGTCCAGGTAGACGGGCTGCTCAGTGCGGAGACGCTGGAAATATCGCTGTATGGTCCGAGCAGGGCAGCCGAGGTCGGGGGCGGAAGCGTCAAGATCAAACGCAGCCTTGGCGGGGCGCTGATCAGACCGGGACATCCCGGACATTTGAGCTTCGCTGCGGGTTTGATTGAAGGAGATCAGGTGGAGCTGCAGGGTACGGCAGCCGAAACGGTCAGAGGCGGGAGAGTGGTCATAGGTACCGGCTGTGAAATTGGCACAGTTGAATACCGTGATTCTCTGGATATCCATCAGAATGCTATTGTGAGGAATCAGATGAAAGTGTAA
- a CDS encoding YhbD family protein, with protein sequence MEEDLISKKELLDLTGISYGQLYRWKRKQLIPENWFIRKSTFTGQETFFPKERMLGRIQHILSKKDDLSLDELAGKLSDMTWVQKQLLTLEEVRERNIVSSITLERYGQRDRNEHKYSFDQLLHLVAVDLLLGKGELSLEEADLLHHTLNVNRPQFQGKRWELFFARKMGVGFFLQALAPSELVFDEGVRLISRITLDDLTEQLQGKLG encoded by the coding sequence ATGGAAGAAGATTTGATCTCCAAGAAGGAGCTGCTGGATTTAACCGGAATCTCTTACGGACAGCTGTACCGCTGGAAACGAAAGCAGCTGATTCCGGAGAATTGGTTCATCCGCAAGTCAACATTTACCGGACAGGAAACCTTTTTTCCGAAGGAACGAATGCTGGGGCGCATTCAGCATATTCTGAGCAAGAAAGATGACCTTTCTTTGGATGAGCTGGCAGGCAAGCTGTCGGATATGACATGGGTGCAAAAACAATTGCTGACCTTGGAAGAGGTCAGAGAACGTAACATTGTTTCATCGATAACTTTGGAGCGGTATGGGCAGCGTGACAGGAACGAACATAAATATTCATTTGATCAGCTGCTTCATCTGGTTGCTGTTGACCTCCTGCTCGGCAAGGGGGAATTGAGCCTGGAGGAGGCCGATCTCCTACACCACACGCTGAATGTGAATCGGCCGCAATTTCAGGGCAAGCGCTGGGAGCTGTTTTTTGCACGTAAAATGGGGGTCGGCTTTTTCCTCCAGGCTCTGGCTCCGTCAGAGCTTGTTTTTGATGAGGGAGTACGGCTGATCAGCAGGATTACACTTGATGATCTGACAGAACAGCTGCAGGGCAAGCTGGGTTGA
- a CDS encoding GNAT family N-acetyltransferase: protein MGDIRFVSREELKKAAELSDLVFRGEEQTSMAAKFPGIFSGSFMSSPGVFKDGQLVAFAGLVPGFIQIGAASVPIFSLGSVCTHPEYRGKGYANAILQRVFDHIDRSGGSLLLVSGTRDLYIRQGCHTFGSVRSYLLTTENEAVRKAAAGPAFVREAEEQDWFGLQRLAENREVRFNRSLYELATLVRAEAISDIYKLKQKIYVAETDGRLLAYAVIAVRKELKTDAVPLVIEWGGAPEAALQAITWAIAANGISELMLPVPWHETEMIEALGNSAYLETPNPGTVKIINPVRLWLQIHPYLQQKSPEAVNGVKVHYAAPGGETVLTVNGTAVHLNDKELISLFFDTDPQLELPAASREQLKELFPVPLPYASGLNFV from the coding sequence ATGGGCGATATTCGTTTTGTCTCGCGTGAAGAATTGAAAAAGGCGGCAGAGCTGTCGGATCTGGTCTTTCGGGGAGAGGAACAGACCTCAATGGCAGCCAAATTTCCGGGGATTTTCTCCGGCAGTTTCATGAGTTCACCCGGTGTATTTAAGGACGGGCAGCTTGTTGCTTTTGCCGGACTTGTTCCGGGTTTTATACAGATAGGCGCTGCGTCTGTGCCGATATTCTCACTTGGCTCGGTATGCACGCACCCTGAATATCGGGGAAAAGGCTATGCTAATGCCATACTGCAACGCGTGTTTGATCATATCGACAGATCAGGCGGTTCGCTGCTGCTCGTATCGGGTACACGGGATCTCTACATTCGGCAGGGATGCCATACCTTCGGATCTGTGCGCAGCTACCTGCTGACTACAGAGAATGAAGCAGTCAGAAAGGCAGCAGCTGGCCCGGCCTTCGTCCGCGAGGCAGAAGAACAGGACTGGTTTGGGCTGCAAAGGCTGGCAGAGAACCGTGAAGTGCGGTTTAATCGCAGTTTATATGAGCTGGCCACACTTGTAAGAGCTGAAGCCATCTCAGATATATATAAGCTAAAGCAAAAGATCTATGTTGCGGAAACGGATGGCCGCTTGCTGGCTTATGCTGTTATCGCCGTAAGAAAGGAGCTGAAGACGGATGCCGTACCGCTTGTTATCGAATGGGGCGGAGCACCGGAGGCCGCCCTTCAAGCGATCACCTGGGCGATTGCAGCGAATGGGATTTCTGAGCTTATGTTACCGGTTCCATGGCATGAGACGGAGATGATAGAAGCCTTGGGAAACAGCGCTTATCTGGAAACACCTAATCCTGGCACAGTCAAAATCATCAACCCCGTCCGGCTCTGGCTGCAAATTCATCCATATCTGCAGCAGAAATCCCCGGAAGCCGTCAACGGTGTTAAGGTTCACTATGCTGCTCCAGGGGGAGAAACTGTGCTGACTGTGAATGGAACGGCGGTTCATCTGAATGACAAGGAGCTGATTTCGCTGTTTTTTGACACCGATCCGCAGCTTGAACTGCCGGCCGCAAGCCGGGAACAGCTGAAGGAGCTGTTCCCGGTTCCGCTTCCCTATGCTTCGGGACTGAATTTTGTATAA
- a CDS encoding vWA domain-containing protein — MDGTIINLISGSNAKLDEASMNATVKISCNSSPAELDLSCFMVGPDGRVPADDYFIFYNQPVDPQRAVRFEPIDKYSGEFVIDLRALQSSGVEKCVFAATLDGPGTFAEVRGCKISAAAGNTELVFAMTEGKAETSLVLAELYRHGQGFKLRAVGRGFHGGLKPLAEAHGVEVEDEPAAEAASTGEPGHTAAAAAELSASFAETAAASAASPPAQPAPPLRLNLTKIDLHKQQVKLSLRKKNMEQEKARVAVVFDASGSMSALYQKGVVQRAFERILAVAASMDDDGMLDVWFFATKSKRMPSVGEAGYEDYVKRTYPGPRMFGGLGIGNNEPVVMADIIKKYTREDPGTLPVYVVFFSDGGIYETPKISKLLIDSSKHNIFWQFVGLGHADYGVLRELDDLRGRYVDNADFFALDDLDEVSDEELYDRLFNEFPKWLREAREKGVIRS; from the coding sequence ATGGACGGGACAATCATTAATCTGATCAGCGGCTCAAATGCCAAACTGGATGAGGCTTCAATGAATGCGACAGTGAAAATATCCTGCAACAGCTCCCCCGCGGAGCTGGATCTCAGCTGTTTTATGGTGGGACCGGACGGAAGGGTGCCTGCGGACGATTATTTTATTTTCTATAACCAGCCCGTAGATCCGCAGCGGGCCGTGCGGTTTGAGCCGATCGATAAATACAGCGGCGAGTTTGTCATCGATCTGCGTGCCTTGCAGAGCTCTGGTGTTGAAAAATGCGTGTTCGCCGCGACGCTGGACGGGCCGGGAACCTTTGCCGAGGTCAGAGGCTGCAAGATCAGTGCTGCGGCAGGGAATACGGAGCTTGTATTCGCCATGACTGAAGGCAAGGCTGAAACCTCCCTGGTTCTTGCCGAGCTGTACCGCCACGGACAGGGCTTCAAGCTGCGGGCCGTTGGGCGCGGTTTTCACGGCGGGCTGAAGCCGCTGGCGGAAGCCCATGGCGTGGAGGTGGAGGATGAACCGGCAGCGGAGGCTGCCAGTACAGGCGAACCGGGTCATACGGCTGCGGCTGCTGCCGAGCTGTCAGCTTCCTTCGCCGAAACGGCAGCAGCATCGGCGGCATCGCCGCCGGCACAGCCAGCTCCCCCGCTGAGGCTCAACCTGACCAAGATCGACCTGCACAAGCAGCAGGTGAAGCTTTCACTGCGCAAAAAGAATATGGAGCAGGAAAAAGCACGCGTAGCCGTCGTTTTTGACGCGTCCGGTTCCATGTCAGCGCTTTACCAGAAGGGAGTGGTCCAGCGTGCTTTTGAACGGATACTTGCCGTGGCCGCCAGCATGGATGATGACGGAATGCTGGATGTCTGGTTTTTTGCCACCAAAAGCAAACGGATGCCCAGTGTAGGTGAAGCCGGATATGAGGACTATGTGAAACGCACCTATCCGGGGCCGCGCATGTTCGGGGGCCTTGGCATCGGCAATAATGAACCTGTTGTCATGGCAGACATCATCAAAAAATATACCAGGGAAGATCCGGGCACCCTGCCGGTGTACGTCGTATTTTTCAGTGATGGCGGAATTTACGAGACGCCGAAGATCTCCAAGCTGCTGATTGACAGCTCAAAGCACAATATTTTCTGGCAATTTGTCGGTCTTGGCCATGCGGATTACGGCGTGCTGCGGGAGCTGGATGATCTGCGGGGACGATATGTGGACAATGCGGATTTTTTTGCCCTGGATGACCTGGATGAAGTCAGCGACGAAGAGCTGTACGACCGTTTGTTCAACGAGTTTCCCAAGTGGCTGCGTGAAGCCAGGGAGAAAGGTGTGATCAGAAGCTGA
- a CDS encoding 50S ribosomal protein L25 codes for MNTTVRLTERSGSTSSQRSKGFVPVVVYGAGSDSQSFTADAKTLNEILGKNPRAILKVELPDSGSKNVVIQEVQRQPLSRKLLHVDLHQIDMKAELDTKVAFHFTGDPAGVKSGGIQQVELYELDIRTLPDKLTATFEVDISGLDVGDQLLVSDLPKHEGWEVLTPEDTLIVRIAPPVAQEPADAEADEPAASEASAEQKTEE; via the coding sequence ATGAATACCACAGTACGTTTGACTGAAAGATCCGGCTCGACCTCTTCACAGCGGAGCAAAGGCTTTGTACCGGTTGTCGTCTACGGTGCAGGTTCAGATAGCCAGTCCTTTACAGCGGATGCGAAGACATTGAACGAGATTCTGGGCAAAAACCCGCGGGCCATCCTCAAGGTGGAACTACCGGATTCCGGCTCCAAAAACGTAGTGATCCAGGAAGTGCAGCGCCAGCCATTGTCCCGGAAGCTGCTGCATGTGGACCTTCACCAGATTGACATGAAGGCTGAACTGGATACCAAGGTGGCTTTCCACTTCACCGGAGATCCTGCCGGCGTGAAGAGCGGCGGCATTCAGCAGGTTGAATTGTATGAGCTGGATATCCGCACACTGCCGGACAAGCTGACCGCCACCTTTGAAGTGGATATCAGCGGACTCGACGTTGGCGACCAGCTGCTGGTTTCGGATCTGCCGAAGCATGAAGGCTGGGAAGTGCTGACCCCTGAAGATACGCTGATTGTGCGGATTGCACCGCCTGTAGCACAAGAGCCAGCAGATGCTGAAGCGGACGAGCCTGCAGCTTCCGAGGCTTCCGCAGAACAGAAGACAGAGGAATAA
- a CDS encoding ABC transporter ATP-binding protein, with protein MSDALLEVRHLKKYFPVTQGLLNRTVGHVKAVDDISLTLQPGETFGLVGESGSGKSTVGRTILRLTEKTSGEVKFKGADIHSLSPAELRLLRPRMQLIFQDPYSALNPRVRVGDAIGEALLDHGLCSKHEVRELVLESLAACGLSSYHIDRFPHEFSGGQRQRIGIARALILNPDLIIADEPVSALDVSIQAQIINLFSKLQQSKGLAYLFISHDLSVVEHLCSRIGVMYLGSMVETAARDELFHNPLHPYTKALLSAVPVPVPRLKRERIVLKGDIPSPANPPSGCKFHTRCPFAVEVCKAENPVFRDAGGGHFVACHLA; from the coding sequence ATGTCTGACGCACTGCTTGAGGTTAGGCATCTGAAGAAATATTTTCCGGTCACCCAGGGGCTGCTGAACCGCACCGTTGGGCATGTGAAGGCCGTAGATGACATTAGCCTCACACTTCAGCCGGGCGAAACCTTTGGGCTGGTCGGAGAATCCGGCAGCGGCAAAAGCACGGTCGGCCGGACGATTCTGCGTTTGACCGAGAAAACGTCCGGCGAGGTGAAGTTCAAAGGAGCAGACATTCACAGCCTCTCCCCTGCAGAGCTCCGGCTGCTGCGGCCGCGGATGCAGCTGATCTTTCAGGACCCGTACAGCGCACTCAATCCGCGTGTGCGGGTAGGCGATGCGATCGGCGAAGCCCTGCTGGACCATGGTTTATGCTCCAAACATGAAGTGCGGGAGCTGGTTCTGGAATCGCTAGCAGCCTGCGGGTTATCCTCGTACCACATCGACCGCTTCCCGCATGAATTCTCCGGCGGACAGCGCCAGCGGATCGGAATCGCCCGGGCGCTGATTTTGAACCCGGATCTCATCATTGCCGATGAGCCGGTATCGGCGCTGGATGTGTCGATCCAGGCCCAGATTATCAATCTGTTCAGCAAGCTGCAGCAAAGCAAGGGCCTGGCCTATTTATTCATCTCCCACGATCTTAGTGTAGTCGAGCATTTATGCTCCCGGATCGGGGTCATGTATCTCGGTTCCATGGTCGAGACGGCTGCCCGGGACGAGCTGTTCCATAACCCGCTGCATCCCTATACCAAGGCTCTGCTCTCTGCGGTGCCCGTTCCGGTTCCGAGGCTGAAAAGGGAACGGATCGTCCTGAAAGGGGATATTCCCAGCCCGGCGAATCCGCCCTCCGGCTGCAAATTTCATACCCGCTGCCCGTTTGCCGTAGAGGTGTGCAAAGCAGAGAACCCCGTTTTCCGTGATGCCGGAGGCGGACATTTTGTGGCTTGTCATTTGGCTTGA
- a CDS encoding ABC transporter ATP-binding protein, translated as MKHLMKIEGLNTVFHTEEGKVTAVDKVSFQVREGETVCIVGESGCGKSVTAMSIMGLVEAPGGQVNGGRIDFAGEDLLRLDKNTLRAIRGNEIAMIFQEPMSSLNPVMKIGEQIMEPLMVHMKLTKKQARIRAIELITQVGIARPEQIFGSYPHELSGGMLQRIMIAIAVSCNPKLLIADEPTTALDVTIQAQILDMLREFKESGGMSILLITHDLGVVAEMADYVIVMYSGQIVEEGGVVELFNHPKHPYTRGLLKSKPVVGQRLEELYSIPGQVPNPLTLEPSCYFHDRCEHCMPVCRSRQPLLKELGGGQKTACWLYEEAEVHV; from the coding sequence ATGAAGCATTTAATGAAAATTGAAGGACTAAACACCGTTTTTCATACAGAAGAAGGAAAAGTGACCGCAGTGGATAAAGTAAGCTTCCAGGTCCGCGAAGGAGAGACGGTCTGCATTGTCGGTGAATCCGGCTGCGGAAAAAGTGTAACTGCCATGTCCATAATGGGGCTGGTGGAAGCGCCAGGCGGACAGGTGAACGGAGGGCGGATTGATTTTGCGGGGGAAGATTTGCTGCGGCTTGACAAGAATACACTGCGTGCTATCCGGGGCAATGAAATCGCCATGATTTTTCAGGAGCCGATGTCATCGCTCAATCCGGTCATGAAGATCGGGGAGCAGATTATGGAGCCGTTGATGGTGCATATGAAGCTGACCAAGAAACAGGCGCGTATCCGGGCAATCGAGCTGATTACGCAGGTGGGCATTGCGCGCCCTGAGCAGATTTTTGGCAGCTATCCTCATGAGTTAAGCGGCGGGATGCTTCAGCGGATCATGATTGCCATTGCCGTCTCCTGCAACCCGAAGCTGCTGATTGCCGACGAGCCGACCACCGCGCTCGATGTGACCATCCAGGCCCAGATTCTCGATATGCTGCGGGAATTTAAAGAAAGCGGCGGAATGTCCATTCTGCTGATTACCCATGATCTGGGAGTTGTTGCTGAAATGGCCGATTATGTGATTGTGATGTATTCGGGCCAAATCGTTGAAGAGGGCGGGGTTGTGGAGCTGTTCAATCATCCCAAGCATCCATATACCCGAGGGCTGCTGAAGTCCAAGCCGGTGGTAGGCCAGCGCCTGGAGGAGCTGTATTCCATTCCGGGTCAGGTGCCAAATCCGCTTACACTTGAACCCTCCTGTTATTTCCATGACCGCTGCGAGCATTGTATGCCGGTCTGCCGCAGCCGCCAGCCCCTCTTAAAGGAGCTGGGCGGCGGACAAAAGACAGCCTGCTGGCTGTACGAGGAGGCGGAAGTCCATGTCTGA
- the opp4C gene encoding oligopeptide ABC transporter permease, whose protein sequence is MTVDSRLAGLREPQVQRLKSSLFRQSLKRLMKNKLAVAGFGVVVFMFALCFIGPFFSPYADNKINMAMMNKAPNLQHLLGTDALGRDILTRVMQAGRISLTVGLASMVLSVFIGALLGAVAGYYRGIADQIIMRIADLLMTIPGLPLLFIFGALLSEWKVPTDYRMYIVMLMLSIVNWPGLARMVRGQMLSLREREFMQAAVVLGLRDSRKLFHHLLPNVVPLLIVMATLNIGGAILSESVLSFFGLGVMPPTPTWGNMIDAANNMIDFQDHPWLWIPPGLSIFATVIAINIFGDGLRDVLDPKQKR, encoded by the coding sequence ATGACAGTTGACAGCAGGTTGGCCGGGCTGCGCGAGCCGCAGGTACAGAGGTTAAAGTCCTCCCTGTTCAGACAGTCTTTGAAAAGGCTGATGAAAAACAAGCTCGCTGTAGCAGGTTTTGGAGTGGTTGTGTTTATGTTTGCTTTATGTTTTATCGGCCCGTTCTTTTCGCCTTATGCGGATAACAAAATCAATATGGCAATGATGAACAAAGCGCCGAACCTGCAGCATTTGCTGGGGACCGATGCCTTGGGCCGGGACATCCTGACCCGGGTGATGCAGGCCGGACGGATTTCACTGACTGTAGGTCTGGCTTCCATGGTGCTGTCCGTGTTCATTGGCGCTCTGCTGGGGGCGGTTGCCGGTTATTACCGCGGCATAGCAGATCAGATTATTATGCGGATCGCCGACCTGCTGATGACGATACCCGGCCTGCCGCTGCTGTTTATCTTCGGGGCGCTGCTCTCGGAATGGAAGGTTCCGACAGACTACCGGATGTATATCGTCATGCTGATGCTCAGCATTGTGAATTGGCCGGGACTTGCCCGGATGGTACGGGGGCAGATGCTCAGCCTGCGGGAACGGGAATTTATGCAGGCTGCTGTTGTGCTGGGCCTGCGCGACAGCCGGAAGCTGTTCCATCATCTGCTCCCGAATGTAGTCCCGCTGCTGATTGTCATGGCTACACTGAACATCGGCGGAGCGATTCTCAGCGAATCGGTGCTCAGCTTTTTCGGGCTGGGCGTCATGCCGCCTACGCCGACCTGGGGCAACATGATTGACGCGGCGAACAATATGATTGATTTTCAGGATCATCCATGGCTGTGGATTCCTCCGGGCTTGTCCATTTTTGCCACAGTGATTGCCATTAATATATTCGGTGACGGCCTCAGAGACGTGCTTGATCCCAAACAGAAGAGGTAG